The sequence below is a genomic window from Mycobacterium heidelbergense.
GAGACGATCTTCACGGCGGTGCGCGGGGGGCTGCCCGAGGTCTCCCGCCAGGCCGTCTACGACGTGCTGAACGCGCTGACCGCGGTGGGGCTCGTCCGGCGGATCCAGCCGTTGGGTTCGGTCGCCCGCTACGAGGCCCGGGTCGGCGACAACCACCACCACGTCGTGTGCCGGTCCTGCGGCGTCATCGCCGACGTCGACTGTGCGGTCGGCGAGGCGCCCTGCCTGACGCCGTCGGACGACAACAACGTTCTGGACGGCTTCGTCCTGGACGAGGCCGAGGTCATCTACTGGGGCCTGTGCCCCGACTGCTCCACCACAGATTCCGGATCACTCCCGTGATCGCAGCCCGAATCACTCACCACCGGAAAGGAATACCGTGTCATCCGATATATCCCAAAGCCACCCACCGCAACCAGACACCAAGACGGCCAGCACCAGCGAAAGCGAAAACCCGGTCATCCCCTCCCCCAAGCCGAAGTCGCACGCTCCGCTGACGATCCGCGACTGGTGGCCCGACCAGATCGACGTGTCGGCGCTGCACCCGCACGCCCCGCAGTCCAACCCGCTCGGCGATGACTTCGATTACGCCGCGGAGTTCGCCAAGCTCGATCCCGAGGCGCTCAAGAGGGACATCTTCGAGGTGATGACCACCTCGCAGGACTGGTGGCCCGCCGACTACGGCCATTACGGCGGCCTGTTCATCCGGATGAGCTGGCACGCCGCGGGCACCTACCGCATTCACGACGGCCGCGGCGGCGGCGGCCAGGGCATGCAGCGCTTCGCCCCGCTCAACAGCTGGCCCGACAACGTGAGCCTGGACAAGGCGCGCCGGTTGTTGTGGCCGGTCAAGAAGAAGTACGGCAACAAGATCTCCTGGGCCGACCTGATCATCTTCGCCGGCAACTGCGCGCTGGAGT
It includes:
- a CDS encoding Fur family transcriptional regulator, coding for MSSTADYAERLRMADLRVTRPRVAVLEAVHAHPHADTETIFTAVRGGLPEVSRQAVYDVLNALTAVGLVRRIQPLGSVARYEARVGDNHHHVVCRSCGVIADVDCAVGEAPCLTPSDDNNVLDGFVLDEAEVIYWGLCPDCSTTDSGSLP